The following coding sequences lie in one Arachis ipaensis cultivar K30076 chromosome B05, Araip1.1, whole genome shotgun sequence genomic window:
- the LOC107644486 gene encoding uncharacterized protein LOC107644486 isoform X2, with protein sequence MVLGIGASFLGMASSAFQGSKSFIASARINPGPSVNEILKNVEWPEQFPFKDEDFQRFDESSDALFYDAPRFVTHIDDPAIAALTKYYSEVFPPSNTPGVSILDMCSSWVSHFPPGYKQERVVGLGMNEEELKRNPVLTEYVVQDLNVNPKLPFEDNSFDVITNVVSVDYLTKPLDVFKEMRRILKPGGLAIMSFSNRCFWTKAISIWTSTGDADHVMIVGAYFHYAGGFEPPQAVDISPNPGRSDPMYIVYSRKLPTA encoded by the exons ATGGTTTTGGGCATTGGTGCTTCATTCTTGGGTATGGCCTCTTCTGCTTTTCAGGGTTCCAAATCATTCATTGCCTCTGCTAGGATAAACCCTGGTCCATCTGTTAATGAG ATACTGAAGAATGTGGAATGGCCAGAGCAGTTCCCTTTCAAGGACGAAGATTTCCAGCGCTTTGATGA GTCTTCAGATGCATTGTTCTATGATGCGCCTCGATTCGTGACACACATTGATGACCCTGCAATTGCTGCCCTGACTAAGTATTACTCCGAGGTTTTCCCACCTAGCAACACTCCTGGAGTTAGTATCTTGGATATGTGTAGTAGTTGG GTCAGCCATTTTCCACCAGGCTACAAGCAAGAACGAGTGGTCGGATTAGGCATGAATGAAGAAGAGCTTAAGAGAAACCCA GTTCTCACAGAGTATGTTGTGCAAGACTTAAATGTGAACCCCAAACTTCCGTTCGAGGATAACTCTTTCGACGTAATCACTAATGTG GTTAGTGTTGATTACCTGACAAAGCCTCTTGATGTGTTCAAGGAGATGCGCAGAATACTTAAGCCAGGTGGACTTGCAATAATGAG CTTTTCGAACCGATGCTTCTGGACAAAGGCCATTTCAATATGGACATCAACTGGTGATGCTGATCATGTTATGATTGTTGGGGCATACTTCCATTATGCTGGAGGCTTTGAACCTCCTCAG GCTGTGGATATATCTCCAAATCCAGGACGCTCTGATCCTATGTACATTGTGTACTCGAGGAAGCTCCCTACAGCTTGA
- the LOC107644486 gene encoding uncharacterized protein LOC107644486 isoform X1: MLLCKINGDSYCSVTSIRIESWLSVSEQAKGRSNMTNFIGLRLPLLGADFSSCSCSCFSKRAQIILLKKWDKGGFVKAYPRRMVLGIGASFLGMASSAFQGSKSFIASARINPGPSVNEILKNVEWPEQFPFKDEDFQRFDESSDALFYDAPRFVTHIDDPAIAALTKYYSEVFPPSNTPGVSILDMCSSWVSHFPPGYKQERVVGLGMNEEELKRNPVLTEYVVQDLNVNPKLPFEDNSFDVITNVVSVDYLTKPLDVFKEMRRILKPGGLAIMSFSNRCFWTKAISIWTSTGDADHVMIVGAYFHYAGGFEPPQAVDISPNPGRSDPMYIVYSRKLPTA; the protein is encoded by the exons ATGTTGTTGTGTAAGATCAACGGTGACAGTTACTGTTCAGTTACTTCAATTCGGATAGAGTCATGGCTCAGTGTCTCTGAACAAGCTAAGGGTCGGTCCAACATGACCAATTTTATAGGACTAAGGTTACCACTTCTTGGTGCTGACTTTTCTTCTTGTTCATGTTCATGTTTTTCTAAAAGGGCGCAAATAATTCTTCTGAAGAAATGGGACAAGGGTGGTTTTGTTAAGGCTTATCCTCGTCGCATGGTTTTGGGCATTGGTGCTTCATTCTTGGGTATGGCCTCTTCTGCTTTTCAGGGTTCCAAATCATTCATTGCCTCTGCTAGGATAAACCCTGGTCCATCTGTTAATGAG ATACTGAAGAATGTGGAATGGCCAGAGCAGTTCCCTTTCAAGGACGAAGATTTCCAGCGCTTTGATGA GTCTTCAGATGCATTGTTCTATGATGCGCCTCGATTCGTGACACACATTGATGACCCTGCAATTGCTGCCCTGACTAAGTATTACTCCGAGGTTTTCCCACCTAGCAACACTCCTGGAGTTAGTATCTTGGATATGTGTAGTAGTTGG GTCAGCCATTTTCCACCAGGCTACAAGCAAGAACGAGTGGTCGGATTAGGCATGAATGAAGAAGAGCTTAAGAGAAACCCA GTTCTCACAGAGTATGTTGTGCAAGACTTAAATGTGAACCCCAAACTTCCGTTCGAGGATAACTCTTTCGACGTAATCACTAATGTG GTTAGTGTTGATTACCTGACAAAGCCTCTTGATGTGTTCAAGGAGATGCGCAGAATACTTAAGCCAGGTGGACTTGCAATAATGAG CTTTTCGAACCGATGCTTCTGGACAAAGGCCATTTCAATATGGACATCAACTGGTGATGCTGATCATGTTATGATTGTTGGGGCATACTTCCATTATGCTGGAGGCTTTGAACCTCCTCAG GCTGTGGATATATCTCCAAATCCAGGACGCTCTGATCCTATGTACATTGTGTACTCGAGGAAGCTCCCTACAGCTTGA
- the LOC110272151 gene encoding serine/threonine-protein phosphatase 7 long form homolog has product MQPNRNLLVRKLDPPQSWNPRVENYLRVTGFYHVSRIGMIRGSHPLLAALVERWRPETHTFVLPVGEVMVTLEDVAHIFGLPIDGEPVSGWTDSSSDFVQSHSMEIFGRQPVLSRNSKSYIKLGWVRSVRDAELLDTEESIRRYVRCQIFCLLGSTLFTDKSTAYAHAKYLPLLRDFERIHTYSWGSACLAHLYRALCRASRYDTKEMDGPLNLLFVWAWERMPCISPAPRHILPPAEIPVAMRWSHADRSTAWLEKTVVTFRVDIDYMQEFEWRPYQGMNIPVELHRHLDVCDIVAPLLSFECIEWHPADRVMRQFGFLQPPPRAPRDIPLEQHCMALRGVQLYDWTVLLGDWIVEWGNRRNTRMRDLHPLPTWDFIPTPEYRDWYVRSFGHLLRLSAYVPHAPAPQPPEPPAPEPPQPPQPPQHAVFEPVPYYVPQPPQPQDHSASSHHSQHSQPVLTIPAGTDDWFDFSIGGHGDQQLQNWANDSLGGWSDFSALHLPSGTADPRGASVGMSHGLEHPASDHTSEGASCDSGFLRRTYTLVDEYNPGASAPAEAGGSAHPGEAGGSADPAGAGGSAPRVETETILKFHKRHGAWNHKRKRILAHKPHSLMSITYYLTVAIHYQVCSTLHYTKNTLKEHSHTSSE; this is encoded by the exons atGCAGCCGAACAGAAATTTGTTGGTGCGTAAATTGGATCCGCCACAGAGTTGGAACCCGAGGGTTGAAAACTACTTACGTGTCACCGGATTCTACCACGTATCTAGGATTGGGATGATAAGAGGATCTCACCCGTTGTTAGCTGCTCTGGTTGAAAGGTGGAGGCCGGAGACTCACACTTTTGTGTTGCCGGTGGGTGAGGTTATGGTGACATTGGAGGATGTCGCACATATATTTGGCTTACCAATTGATGGAGAGCCCGTGAGTGGATGGACTGACAGTAGTAGTGATTTCGTTCAGAGTCACAGCATGGAAATATTCGGTCGTCAACCGGTTCTCAGTCGTAATTCAAAATCCTATATAAAGCTCGGTTGGGTTCGAAGTGTCAGAGATGCGGAGCTGTTGGACACTGAAGAGTCCATAAGGAGATACGTGAGATGTCAGATTTTCTGTCTGTTAGGGTCGACTCTATTCACAGATAAGTCGACCGCATATGCCCATGCGAAGTATCTACCATTGCTTCGCGATTTCGAGCGGATCCATACTTATAGTTGGGGTTCAGCATGTCTGGCTCATCTTTACCGAGCACTATGCCGTGCATCACGATATGATACGAAGGAGATGGATGGTCCTCTTAACCTGTTGTTTGTTTGGGCATGGGAGCGAATGCCGTGTATTTCACCCGCACCGAGGCATATCCTTCCACCTGCTGAGATACCAGTTGCCATGAG GTGGAGTCATGCGGATCGGAGTACAGCGTGGTTGGAGAAGACTGTTGTGACATTTAGGGTTGATATAGACTACATGCAGGAG TTTGAGTGGCGGCCGTACCAGGGAATGAACATTCCCGTCGAGTTACACAGACATCTTGATGTGTGTGATATCGTTGCTCCGTTGTTGTCGTTTGAGTGTATCGAGTGGCACCCTGCGGATCGAGTGATGCGTCAGTTTGGGTTCTTACAGCCCCCACCGCGAGCACCTAGGGACATTCCACTAGAGCAGCATTGCATGGCTCTTCGCGGAGTGCAGCTTTATGACTGGACAGTTTTGCTTGGGGATTGGATAGTGGAGTGGGGCAACAGGCGAAACACTCGTATGCGGGATCTACACCCCCTTCCGACATGGGACTTCATACCGACCCCGGAGTATCGGGATTGGTACGTGCGCTCATTCGGACATCTGCTGAGATTGTCGGCATATGTTCCTCATGCACCTGCACCTCAGCCACCGGAGCCACCTGCACCTGAGCCACCTCAGCCACCTCAGCCACCTCAGCATGCAGTGTTTGAGCCGGTTCCTTATTATGTACCACAGCCACCTCAGCCACAGGACCATAGTGCATCCAGCCACCATTCGCAGCACTCTCAGCCGGTACTGACGATTCCAGCCGGTACTGATGATTGGTTCGACTTTTCCATCGGCGGTCACGGAGATCAACAACTACAGAATTGGGCCAATGATAGTTTGGGTGGTTGGTCAGATTTTAGTGCTCTGCATTTACCGTCGGGTACAGCTGATCCACGTGGGGCATCAGTTGGTATGAGCCATGGTTTGGAGCATCCTGCTTCCGACCACACGTCGGAAGGTGCATCGTGTGATAGTGGATTCCTTCGGCGAACATACACACTTGTTGACGAGTACAACCCCGGTGCATCTGCTCCAGCAGAGGCAGGTGGATCGGCACATCCAGGAGAGGCGGGTGGGTCAGCAGATCCAGCAGGGGCGGGTGGGTCGGCACCTCGGGTAGAGACAG AGACCATTCTGAAGTTCCATAAACGTCATGGTGCATGGAACCACAAACGAAAACGGATTCTGGCTCACAAACCTCACTCCCTCATGAGTATTACGTATTATCTCACCGTCGCGATACACTACCAAGTTTGTAGTACCCTCCATTACACCAAAAACACACTCAAAGAACACTCACACACTTCCTCAGAATGA
- the LOC107644487 gene encoding cytidine deaminase 1, which translates to MDQPRFVIPATEAQLLAQSSGLPSVNEVLPTIVPTAQSLARPPISKFHVAAVGLGKSGRIFIGVNLEFPGLPFHHTIHAEQFLVANLLLNSEPSLVSFAVSAAPCGHCRQFLQELPNATDLKIVITNQRNPNFSPLSQFLNHRFGPRDLLPDSVPLLLEPHNHGLSLPNKFNSNDFDLKLAFAALEAANASHAPYSASPSGAAVMDCEGKVYRGSYIESAAYNPSLGPLQAAIVAYVAGGGGDYERIVAAVLVEKDGAVVKQEHTARLLLRAISPKCDFKALICSPKNED; encoded by the coding sequence ATGGACCAGCCTAGATTCGTGATCCCGGCAACGGAGGCCCAACTCCTGGCCCAATCCTCCGGCCTCCCCTCCGTCAACGAGGTCCTCCCAACCATCGTCCCTACAGCCCAATCCCTAGCCCGTCCTCCGATCTCGAAATTCCATGTCGCCGCCGTAGGACTCGGAAAATCCGGCCGCATCTTCATCGGCGTCAACCTCGAGTTCCCTGGGCTCCCCTTCCACCACACCATCCACGCCGAGCAGTTCCTCGTCGCCAACCTCCTCCTCAACTCGGAGCCCTCCCTCGTCTCATTCGCCGTCTCCGCCGCGCCGTGCGGACACTGCCGCCAGTTCCTCCAGGAGCTTCCAAACGCCACCGACCTCAAAATCGTAATCACAAACCAAAGAAACCCAAACTTCTCCCCTCTCTCCCAATTCCTCAACCACCGCTTCGGTCCCCGCGATCTTCTCCCTGATTCCGTTCCATTACTCTTGGAGCCTCACAACCATGGCTTGTCGCTGCCAAACAAATTCAACTCAAACGATTTCGATCTGAAACTTGCGTTTGCGGCTTTGGAAGCCGCGAATGCATCTCACGCGCCGTACAGCGCGTCGCCTTCGGGCGCGGCGGTTATGGATTGCGAGGGGAAGGTGTATAGAGGATCTTATATTGAGTCAGCGGCGTATAATCCGAGCCTGGGGCCGCTTCAGGCTGCTATTGTGGCTTACGTGGCGGGTGGAGGCGGCGATTACGAGAGGATAGTGGCAGCGGTTTTGGTGGAGAAAGATGGCGCGGTGGTGAAACAGGAACACACGGCGAGGTTGCTCCTTCGGGCTATCTCGCCCAAGTGCGACTTCAAGGCATTGATTTGTAGTCCCAAAAATGAAGACTGA
- the LOC107641323 gene encoding protein gar2 encodes MTAEKEEILGIVKMAETRAREKMKEKEKKEKKQEIKKTKKRKASPTSSSETETATDSDTSTSESESQQDSEDSARKHPIKKGKKMDSRKRKQRQEEPDSDSESESKQSDESEESSPAEKENEKKKTKTTPKKTQPKKKKVLVEDSPPKEDQYFHGETYEISSDELDEWLGQNVDKSAAEGENQPDLRSTEGRYVSSETIPAVNLGTDAPSSQGNTEQSSVNQPSQSMLSPSDSNMMVVREQTPSKALAIVPIQVFVPASQTTTETDFEPTPMLQIEGTT; translated from the exons atgactgcagaaaaagaagaaattttg gggattgtgaagatggcggagacaagagcaagagaaaaaatgaaagaaaaagaaaaaaaagaaaaaaaacaagaaatcaaaaaaacaaaaaaaaggaaggcgagtccaacatcgtcttcggagacagaaacagctactgacagtgacacttctacctctgagtctgagagTCAACAAGACTCGGAGGATTCAGCAAGAAAACACCCcatcaaaaaggggaaaaa aatggactcCAGAAAAAGAAAGCAGAGGCAAGAGGAGCcagattctgattcagaatctgaatctAAACAAAGTGATGA GAGTGAAGAATCATCACCTGCAGAGAAGGAGAAtgagaagaaaaaaacaaaaacaacaccaaaaaa aacacaaccaaaaaagaaaaaagttcttGTGGAGGATTCACCTCCTAAAGAAGACCAATACTTTCACGG TGAGACATATGAAATATCAAGTGATGAACTGGATGAATGGCTAGGGCAAAACGTTGATAAATCTGCTGCAGAGGG GGAGAACCAACctgacctgcgatcgacagaaggtcgctatgtgtcgtctgaaac AATACCGGCTGTGAACTTGGGAACTGATGCTCCTTCCTCTCAAGGAAACACAGAACAGAGTAGTGTAAACCAGCCGTCacagagcat gttgagtccgtctgattcgaatatgatggttgtgagggaacagacaccgtccaaagcgcttgcaat agtcccAATTCAGGTTTTTGTGCCGGCATCCCAAACAACCACAGAGACAGATTTTGAACCAACCCCTATGCTACAGATTGAAGGGACTACATAA
- the LOC107641324 gene encoding PRA1 family protein F2-like, whose product MTTTYGTISEELDVSTHSSLVFFSHSKERVQSGLGTTRPWKEMIQSSRHMNLPRSMLSAIQRVNTNAKHFRANYVIIILFVLFLSLLGHPISLIILIFMMIAWLFLYFLRDTPLVILRYEVDERFVVICLFSVTVGLLVLTNVTYNVLVGMCVALSLVLVHTLVRDTEDLFTMDEEVGIVTATKPGVKVPLRQAASSSFTSS is encoded by the coding sequence ATGACAACAACTTATGGAACAATCTCAGAAGAACTTGATGTATCAACACATTCAAGCTTAGTATTCTTTTCACATTCGAAAGAGCGAGTTCAATCGGGTTTAGGCACAACAAGACCATGGAAGGAAATGATCCAATCCTCTCGTCACATGAACCTTCCTCGTTCAATGCTTTCAGCAATCCAAAGGGTCAACACAAACGCAAAGCATTTTCGTGCAAACTACGTGATAATCATATTGTTTGTGCTTTTTCTTAGCTTATTGGGACACCCCATCTCACTGATCATACTAATTTTCATGATGATTGCATGGTTGTTCTTGTATTTCCTTCGAGACACACCTTTGGTGATTCTAAGGTACGAGGTTGATGAGAGGTTTGTTGTGATCTGTTTGTTTTCGGTTACAGTTGGTTTGCTTGTTCTGACAAATGTGACATACAATGTGCTTGTTGGAATGTGTGTTGCTCTATCTCTTGTTTTGGTTCATACTTTGGTGAGAGACACAGAGGATTTGTTCACAATGGATGAAGAGGTAGGGATTGTAACAGCTACAAAACCAGGTGTTAAAGTTCCTCTAAGACAAGCTGCTTCCTCTTCTTTTACTTCATCATAG
- the LOC107644488 gene encoding thioredoxin-like 2, chloroplastic produces MAHVVDAIRLLQFQPLLLLPSTLNTSSNINRALSLSLSPIASSSSASLASAAPRKHLLSFKVCASVAETGQPKWWEKNAPNMIDIHSTQEFLNALSGAGDRLVIVEFYGTWCASCRALFPKLCRTAEEHPEILFLKVNFDENKPMCKSLNVKVLPYFHFYRGAEGQLESFSCSLAKFQKIKEAIETHNTARCSIGPPKGIGDLLLEPSNVPVPKDRPAEPV; encoded by the exons ATGGCACATGTTGTTGATGCTATTCGGTTATTGcaattccaacctcttcttctccttccttcaACCCTCAACACTTCTTCCAACATCAATAGggcactctcactctcactctctccCATCGCTTCTTCTTCCTCTGCTTCTCTTGCCTCTGCAGCTCCCAGAAAGCACTTGCTTTCTTTCAAG GTATGTGCAAGTGTTGCTGAAACTGGTCAACCAAAATGGTGGGAAAAGAATGCACCAAATATGATTGACATTCACTCCACGCAAGAATTTCTGAATGCTTTAAGTGGAGCTGGGGATAGACTAGTTATTGTTGAATTCTATGGAACTTGGTGTGCATCGTGCCGAGCATTATTCCCCAAG CTATGCAGAACAGCTGAAGAACACCCTGAAATTCTTTTCCTAAAAGTGAACTTTGATGAGAATAAGCCGATGTGCAAAAGCCTGAATGTAAAAGTACTTCCTTACTTCCACTTTTATCGAGGGGCTGAGGGGCAGCTGGAGTCATTTTCCTGTTCACTTGCCAAG TTTCAAAAGATAAAAGAGGCCATTGAGACACATAACACTGCTAGGTGCAGCATTGGTCCACCAAAGGGTATTGGTGATCTGCTTCTTGAACCTTCCAATGTTCCTGTTCCCAAGGATAGACCAGCAGAACCTGTTTGA